The following proteins come from a genomic window of Leptospira dzoumogneensis:
- the hflX gene encoding GTPase HflX — translation MQRLKKLSERRIRENVIITPEVSRTLTELSLEISRQIGILIDRNGYVTHVIVGSDSSIDIPWLDRIRTSEARLRGVRLVHSHLKEESLNQEDLTDLALLRLDYITAVTMDDKGLPKSYYSAHVNPEDEEGEPWTVLSKKVPGQLEEGILDEILDIESRMTRYRKNLKGAQKENRAFLVGVYPENNRIRPPAQSIEELKELCRTAGVHVVDSFIQRKNRLDPSTVLGKGKLEEIVLKAIQKQVELLVFDLELTPSQAKKISDYADLKVLDRTQLILDIFARNATSRDGKLQVELAQLKYLKGRLSELDDNMSRLTGGIGGRGPGETKLEIGKRRVEERISRLEQELKSLKKRREIARRRRKKNEIPVCGIVGYTNAGKSTLLNAMTNSTVLSEDKLFATLDPTSRRIRFPEEREIIISDTVGFIHDLPPELSNAFKATLEELGDSDLLVHVVDVSNPEFRQQMEAVETILEDLNLSDIPRILVFNKVDGLPEEARNELLREADLDTIYVSAIQGFGLETLLNRIEERIYSQAEAKLSSTKPWEEDEELEEETEKTYV, via the coding sequence ATCCAAAGACTCAAAAAACTCTCCGAGCGTAGAATTCGGGAAAACGTGATCATCACGCCCGAAGTTTCCAGAACACTCACAGAACTTTCCTTAGAAATCAGCAGACAAATCGGAATACTAATCGATCGAAACGGATACGTAACTCACGTGATCGTGGGATCTGATTCTTCCATAGATATTCCTTGGTTGGATCGGATCAGGACATCCGAAGCCAGGTTAAGAGGTGTCCGATTAGTTCACAGCCATCTCAAAGAAGAAAGCCTGAACCAGGAAGATCTTACAGACTTAGCTTTATTACGTTTAGATTATATAACTGCAGTCACAATGGATGATAAGGGACTTCCTAAGTCTTATTATTCCGCACATGTAAATCCGGAAGACGAAGAGGGAGAACCTTGGACTGTTCTTTCTAAAAAAGTTCCGGGACAATTGGAAGAAGGTATACTGGACGAAATTCTGGACATCGAAAGCAGGATGACCAGATATCGTAAAAATCTGAAAGGAGCCCAAAAAGAGAACAGGGCCTTTTTAGTAGGAGTGTATCCTGAAAATAATAGAATACGTCCTCCTGCACAATCCATCGAAGAATTAAAAGAACTCTGCAGGACAGCGGGAGTTCATGTAGTAGACTCATTCATCCAAAGAAAAAATCGTTTAGATCCTTCTACAGTATTAGGAAAAGGTAAACTAGAGGAGATCGTACTAAAAGCTATCCAAAAGCAGGTAGAACTATTAGTATTCGATCTGGAACTCACACCTTCTCAGGCAAAAAAGATCTCCGATTATGCGGATCTGAAGGTTTTAGATAGAACACAATTGATCTTGGATATTTTCGCAAGAAACGCAACAAGCAGAGATGGTAAACTACAAGTAGAACTCGCACAATTAAAATATCTGAAAGGAAGACTTTCCGAGTTGGATGATAATATGTCCAGGCTCACCGGGGGGATCGGAGGAAGAGGACCTGGAGAAACAAAACTAGAGATCGGAAAACGTAGAGTAGAAGAAAGAATTTCCAGATTAGAACAAGAACTTAAGTCCTTGAAAAAACGAAGAGAGATCGCAAGAAGAAGACGTAAGAAAAACGAGATCCCAGTCTGCGGTATCGTGGGTTATACGAACGCGGGAAAATCCACCTTACTGAATGCGATGACAAATTCTACGGTATTATCCGAAGACAAGTTATTCGCAACATTAGATCCTACATCCAGAAGGATCCGTTTCCCCGAAGAAAGAGAGATCATTATTTCCGACACTGTGGGATTTATCCATGATCTTCCCCCGGAACTATCCAATGCATTTAAAGCAACACTGGAAGAGTTAGGAGATTCTGATCTTTTAGTGCATGTGGTGGATGTTTCCAATCCTGAATTCAGACAACAGATGGAAGCAGTCGAAACTATATTAGAAGATTTGAATTTATCCGATATCCCGAGGATCTTAGTATTCAACAAAGTAGACGGACTACCGGAAGAAGCAAGAAACGAACTTCTGAGAGAAGCAGATCTGGATACGATCTACGTATCTGCCATCCAAGGTTTCGGATTAGAAACTCTATTGAATCGGATAGAAGAGAGAATTTACTCTCAAGCAGAGGCAAAACTCTCTAGTACTAAACCTTGGGAAGAAGACGAGGAATTGGAAGAGGAAACTGAAAAAACCTACGTGTAA
- the murB gene encoding UDP-N-acetylmuramate dehydrogenase — protein sequence MAILSEIQIRELKNSLENSGLPYRENQDLSVHCSFKIGGISPVMVEPETQEQILETLSVFKKLDLPWKILGGGTNILISDHPNDFVILKLSGGFKEYKDMGEGLFQVGAATNTTPVFRQISQKGYTGAEFLSTIPGWTGGAVIQNAGCYGGELFDLIQEVEFLRNGEILKRKPTEIEHGYRFTEFLKRKDSIILSILIQLKPGNLEEIETSLKEKRDKRNSSQPQNKKSAGSMFKNPKVFDEQEKEIKAWQFIDKVGLRGLQIGGAQISPEHCNFIVNTGGAKASDVYGLVNTVQEKVEKETGVLLQREVEYFGSIP from the coding sequence GTGGCCATTCTTTCCGAAATACAGATCCGAGAACTAAAGAATTCCCTAGAAAATTCCGGTCTACCTTACCGGGAAAATCAGGATTTGAGCGTCCATTGCTCCTTTAAGATCGGAGGAATTTCTCCCGTAATGGTCGAGCCTGAAACCCAGGAACAAATCCTAGAAACTCTTTCCGTATTCAAAAAACTGGACCTGCCTTGGAAGATCCTCGGAGGCGGCACAAACATTCTAATCTCAGATCATCCGAATGATTTTGTGATCTTAAAACTTTCAGGTGGATTTAAAGAGTATAAAGACATGGGAGAAGGTCTTTTCCAAGTTGGAGCAGCTACTAATACCACTCCAGTGTTTCGCCAAATCTCTCAGAAAGGATATACAGGAGCGGAATTCCTAAGCACAATCCCAGGCTGGACTGGTGGAGCAGTCATACAAAACGCAGGCTGCTACGGAGGAGAACTTTTCGATCTTATCCAAGAAGTGGAATTTTTAAGAAACGGAGAAATTCTTAAAAGAAAACCTACCGAGATAGAACACGGCTATAGATTTACCGAATTTTTAAAAAGAAAAGATTCTATTATTCTTTCCATTCTGATCCAATTAAAACCTGGAAACTTAGAAGAGATCGAAACTTCTCTCAAAGAAAAAAGAGACAAACGAAATTCTTCTCAGCCTCAAAATAAAAAAAGTGCAGGTTCCATGTTCAAAAACCCAAAGGTATTCGACGAACAAGAAAAAGAGATCAAAGCTTGGCAATTCATAGATAAAGTAGGCCTAAGAGGTTTACAAATTGGTGGAGCTCAGATCTCTCCGGAACATTGTAATTTTATAGTGAATACCGGAGGAGCAAAGGCCTCCGATGTGTATGGACTTGTAAATACCGTCCAAGAAAAAGTGGAAAAAGAAACAGGTGTGTTATTACAAAGAGAAGTGGAATACTTCGGTTCCATTCCTTAA
- a CDS encoding TetR/AcrR family transcriptional regulator, producing the protein MPVVRDPEDKKERILTSALRLFTEKGFEGTPIPDLAKDAGIGAGTIYRYYKNKEELVNELYRFWKNKLRETLAENYPEKAKSKDLFVHLWKALATFYHRYPEAFEFLELHYHSPYLDQASKKATSQTMEFICTFLEQARAKGDIKSDLGSMELVSLCYGSFVGMVKMAKGGYIRLSAETLHASGLTLWKALAK; encoded by the coding sequence ATGCCAGTAGTTCGAGATCCGGAAGATAAAAAAGAAAGAATACTCACCTCTGCCTTAAGGTTATTCACCGAAAAAGGTTTTGAAGGAACCCCTATACCGGATCTTGCTAAGGATGCAGGGATAGGCGCCGGAACTATATACAGATATTATAAGAACAAAGAAGAATTGGTAAACGAACTATATCGTTTCTGGAAAAACAAACTGAGAGAAACTCTCGCAGAAAATTATCCTGAAAAAGCGAAGTCCAAGGACTTATTCGTTCATTTGTGGAAAGCGCTTGCAACCTTCTACCACCGTTACCCGGAAGCGTTTGAATTTTTAGAGTTACACTATCATTCCCCTTATCTGGACCAAGCCAGCAAAAAAGCAACCTCCCAAACTATGGAATTCATCTGTACATTCTTAGAACAGGCAAGAGCAAAGGGAGATATAAAATCTGACCTTGGTTCCATGGAACTAGTTTCCTTATGTTATGGAAGTTTTGTGGGAATGGTGAAGATGGCAAAAGGCGGTTATATCCGACTTTCTGCAGAGACATTACATGCTTCCGGTTTAACTCTCTGGAAAGCATTGGCGAAATAA
- a CDS encoding TetR/AcrR family transcriptional regulator translates to MENSPQIETLDISTDPELTPDQDPIHETEKEPQEERLHKKQDESKERIVRSALKLFAERGFFETRIPEISAHAKVGVGTMYRHFRNKDHLFNEAFRISFFLSNPHHRRRPRSGRSSYPEKMRSETPLSYTI, encoded by the coding sequence ATGGAAAATAGCCCCCAGATAGAAACCCTAGATATTTCCACGGATCCAGAGCTCACACCCGATCAGGATCCCATACATGAAACAGAAAAGGAGCCTCAAGAAGAAAGACTACATAAGAAACAGGATGAATCAAAAGAGAGGATCGTTCGCTCCGCTCTCAAGTTATTTGCAGAAAGAGGATTTTTCGAAACAAGGATCCCCGAAATTTCTGCTCATGCAAAAGTTGGAGTTGGTACAATGTATCGCCATTTCCGTAACAAGGATCACTTGTTCAATGAGGCATTTAGGATCTCATTTTTCCTGTCCAATCCTCACCACCGTCGCAGACCCCGCTCCGGTAGATCGTCTTACCCAGAAAAAATGAGATCCGAAACACCTCTCAGTTATACAATCTAG
- a CDS encoding transposase: protein MPQTLLKPEFYLENDVSSGIYRKSETWSELGISLRLNVNKPAKYLTLVTEESRVEEGKKNTERNPKNLRKHLSSIRLYRKLQSGIDTDFYEKITKKFLDDFYPKKCINPACEERILDKEISTRPDIIRCSKCHRQQSRLSYTPLMGLKLPLYMFGVVFHESFLQFPKVLTATEISKRLGIEYKSALTLKRRFQLFCSDQLPKYKVLTYQALEEEYKGFKLDPNIETDVAPKMGLKPYVSADSCVLYSTSQRANKGRSRYRHGGLTSSIYMNKSLGGRQIGTLVHGICVQNGPAFFESVSDTKANTIGPLLVEQIPYSVPLFTDQGYPYLYNLYKNHRSVNHSSKSKESRSGFARNRFQKHNVHSQTIEGNFRLLKSSFSSYCYIKPEYSKLYLDEFSFIKTAKFFGLDCITERCFGSHFFWVRRSTGAGSATVVRIGQEK, encoded by the coding sequence ATGCCGCAGACTCTTTTAAAACCGGAATTTTATTTAGAAAATGATGTTTCCAGTGGTATATACAGAAAATCTGAAACTTGGTCGGAATTAGGCATATCTCTTAGGTTGAATGTTAACAAACCTGCAAAATATTTAACTTTAGTAACTGAAGAGAGTAGGGTAGAAGAAGGTAAAAAGAATACAGAGCGCAATCCTAAGAATTTAAGAAAACATCTCTCCTCTATTAGACTGTATAGAAAGCTTCAATCAGGTATTGATACAGATTTCTATGAAAAAATTACCAAAAAGTTCTTAGATGATTTCTATCCAAAGAAATGTATTAATCCTGCTTGCGAAGAAAGAATCTTAGATAAAGAGATCTCTACTAGACCAGATATAATACGCTGTAGTAAATGCCACCGACAACAGTCTCGTCTTAGTTATACACCATTAATGGGATTAAAACTACCTCTCTATATGTTCGGAGTGGTATTCCATGAATCCTTTTTACAGTTTCCTAAAGTTCTTACAGCAACAGAGATTTCTAAAAGACTTGGAATAGAATACAAGAGTGCATTAACTCTAAAAAGAAGATTCCAGTTATTCTGTTCTGATCAATTACCAAAATATAAAGTTCTTACTTACCAAGCCTTGGAAGAAGAATATAAAGGATTTAAACTAGATCCTAATATAGAAACAGATGTAGCTCCTAAAATGGGCTTAAAACCCTATGTATCTGCTGATTCTTGTGTTTTATACAGTACTAGTCAAAGAGCCAATAAGGGAAGATCCCGATACAGACATGGTGGTCTTACTAGCTCTATATATATGAATAAGAGCCTTGGGGGGAGGCAAATAGGGACTTTGGTACATGGTATCTGTGTACAGAATGGTCCTGCTTTCTTTGAGAGTGTTTCTGATACTAAAGCTAATACAATAGGACCACTGTTAGTAGAACAAATTCCTTATAGCGTACCTCTTTTTACAGACCAAGGTTATCCCTACTTATATAATCTCTACAAGAACCATAGATCGGTAAACCATTCGAGTAAATCTAAAGAGTCTCGTTCTGGTTTTGCTAGAAATAGATTCCAAAAGCATAATGTACATTCTCAAACTATTGAAGGGAATTTTAGACTACTGAAATCATCATTTAGTAGTTACTGTTATATAAAACCAGAATATAGTAAGTTATATTTGGATGAGTTTAGTTTTATTAAGACTGCGAAGTTTTTTGGACTAGATTGTATAACTGAGAGGTGTTTCGGATCTCATTTTTTCTGGGTAAGACGATCTACCGGAGCGGGGTCTGCGACGGTGGTGAGGATTGGACAGGAAAAATGA